A stretch of Henckelia pumila isolate YLH828 chromosome 4, ASM3356847v2, whole genome shotgun sequence DNA encodes these proteins:
- the LOC140867299 gene encoding germin-like protein subfamily 3 member 4, giving the protein MKFSIIPNTGIISFLTCLPILMMIKHSLARDADNFHDTCPTDLSNQKIFINGLPCKNPSTITPSDFKTSLLNDPGDTDNFCGSSTITATAAEFPGLNTLGLSAARLDIEVDGTVMPHAHPRASEMMYVRSGVVVAGFLDSSDRVFQKGLKEGDVFVFPRGLLHYCFNAGFERATAFSVLNSQNPGLVGIAGAMFAGGDAAEFVRRMVMMMKKKNSTSLEGFDLDGVELRV; this is encoded by the coding sequence ATGAAATTCTCCATTATTCCAAACACTGGCATAATTTCATTTCTAACATGTCTCCCAATTCTCATGATGATCAAACATAGCCTCGCACGTGATGCCGACAACTTTCACGACACATGCCCCACCGATCTCTCGAACCAAAAAATCTTCATCAACGGACTCCCATGCAAGAACCCTTCAACCATAACCCCCTCCGATTTCAAAACCTCGTTGCTTAACGACCCCGGAGACACCGACAACTTCTGCGGTTCGTCGACGATCACAGCCACGGCAGCAGAGTTCCCCGGACTCAACACGCTCGGCCTGTCCGCGGCTCGGCTCGACATAGAAGTGGACGGAACGGTGATGCCCCACGCTCACCCGAGGGCCTCGGAGATGATGTACGTGCGAAGCGGGGTCGTGGTGGCCGGGTTCTTGGACTCGAGTGATCGGGTGTTTCAGAAGGGATTGAAAGAAGGTGATGTGTTCGTGTTCCCTAGAGGGCTGCTGCATTATTGTTTCAACGCTGGTTTCGAGCGTGCTACGGCGTTTTCTGTGCTCAACAGCCAGAATCCGGGGCTTGTGGGCATCGCGGGGGCCATGTTCGCGGGCGGTGATGCCGCGGAGTTTGTGAGGAGAatggtgatgatgatgaagaaaaAGAATTCGACTTCTTTGGAGGGCTTTGATTTGGATGGAGTAGAGCTTCGAGTTTGA